One genomic segment of Nitrospirota bacterium includes these proteins:
- a CDS encoding molybdopterin molybdotransferase MoeA: MNSQQNDAVAEALKRFFDAFPSGPLGIEEAALSECNRRIVAVDVKASTDSPPFSRALVEGYLVNVADTASAGENKPVTLAVTGTIEPGKAYAEGLASMTCMELSTGGLVPEGEYAVVRHMDIVKTGTGIIVKKAVARGENVESKAYEHKKGDVIIRPGTKLSPKEIMLLAGQGVSSVTVSKKPVVAIFSTGTDILRHSEPLKPGYVWDVNSYTLAALVEECGGMPMVVDIMRDDFTAFQKTLRGALTRADMAVISGGTAAGGREFIAELINSIDDPGVVVNGVPMKSGKPLIMGVLSEKPVVCVAGYPPEAIRGFELFGIPAISRLLGQVAG, from the coding sequence ATGAACAGTCAGCAAAATGATGCAGTGGCAGAAGCTCTTAAGAGGTTTTTTGATGCATTCCCCTCCGGTCCCCTTGGCATAGAGGAGGCTGCTTTAAGTGAGTGCAACAGGAGGATAGTGGCGGTTGATGTGAAGGCTTCAACAGATTCTCCCCCATTTTCGAGGGCGCTCGTGGAAGGTTATCTTGTTAATGTGGCAGATACTGCCTCTGCAGGAGAAAACAAACCAGTAACACTTGCGGTCACCGGAACGATAGAGCCTGGCAAGGCATATGCTGAAGGCCTGGCGTCAATGACCTGTATGGAGTTAAGCACAGGCGGCCTTGTACCGGAAGGCGAATATGCCGTAGTAAGGCACATGGATATTGTAAAGACAGGGACCGGGATAATAGTAAAGAAGGCTGTTGCCAGGGGTGAAAATGTTGAGTCTAAGGCATATGAACATAAGAAAGGTGATGTAATCATCAGGCCGGGAACAAAATTGTCACCTAAGGAGATTATGCTGCTCGCAGGCCAGGGAGTTTCATCAGTTACCGTCTCAAAAAAACCGGTGGTGGCTATATTCAGTACAGGAACTGATATCTTAAGGCATTCGGAGCCTCTTAAACCAGGGTATGTCTGGGATGTAAATTCCTACACCCTTGCTGCGCTTGTCGAAGAATGCGGCGGAATGCCTATGGTAGTGGACATAATGAGAGACGATTTTACCGCATTTCAAAAAACGCTGCGGGGCGCCCTGACCCGTGCGGACATGGCAGTAATCTCAGGCGGCACAGCCGCCGGCGGCAGGGAGTTCATAGCAGAGCTTATTAATTCCATTGATGACCCTGGTGTTGTTGTGAATGGCGTCCCCATGAAGTCAGGAAAGCCTCTGATTATGGGTGTGCTTTCGGAAAAGCCTGTTGTGTGTGTGGCAGGCTATCCGCCTGAGGCCATAAGGGGGTTTGAATTATTCGGGATACCGGCTATTTCAAGGCTTCTCGGTCAGGTTGCCGGATAA
- a CDS encoding HAD family phosphatase, producing the protein MIKLIIFDLGKVILDFSFASVAEGLASASDDALYRDPANIADYLLKHGNDIAVMYETGRISSREFFNSIKNSFALDLSFDQFKRIWSDIFRENEGVAALIEKLKRDFSLFLLSNTNELHFEFISKNFPIVHRFDTWILSYEAGVMKPDPQIYRIALDKAGVSAEEAIFIDDTKGHVLGAHGLGINAVEFKSVSQITRFIEETVYEQSAK; encoded by the coding sequence ATGATTAAGCTGATTATTTTTGATCTTGGGAAAGTCATACTGGACTTCTCCTTTGCCTCTGTTGCAGAGGGGCTTGCAAGTGCGTCTGACGATGCACTGTATAGAGACCCGGCTAACATAGCAGACTACCTGCTGAAACATGGAAATGACATTGCGGTCATGTATGAGACCGGCAGGATTAGTTCCCGGGAGTTTTTTAATAGTATAAAAAACTCCTTTGCACTGGATCTGTCATTTGATCAGTTCAAACGGATCTGGAGTGATATATTCAGGGAAAATGAGGGAGTTGCGGCATTAATTGAAAAGCTGAAGAGGGACTTCAGCCTGTTCCTTTTGTCAAATACTAATGAGCTCCATTTTGAGTTTATCAGCAAAAACTTTCCCATTGTGCACAGGTTTGATACCTGGATATTGTCATATGAGGCAGGTGTAATGAAGCCTGATCCTCAGATTTATCGTATTGCATTGGATAAGGCAGGAGTGTCTGCTGAAGAGGCTATATTTATAGATGATACAAAGGGGCATGTCCTTGGTGCACATGGATTGGGTATAAATGCAGTGGAGTTTAAATCAGTGTCACAGATAACAAGGTTTATTGAGGAGACAGTATATGAACAGTCAGCAAAATGA
- a CDS encoding TetR/AcrR family transcriptional regulator produces MLKKNRREEILKSAISAFSHKGYHNTSISDIIEKAGIARGTFYLYFENKRQIFDSVLDNLIVELDHCIKKIELGQGLPNPLDQLKANLIRVLTLFIENPELTGILLRHATGLDAELDKKISQFYRNWAYRIEEAFNLGITMGLVRECNSTLISYCILGCIKEVIEHITLYRKDKPDIGVIADEMINFGLNGLRNPKLTF; encoded by the coding sequence TTGCTAAAAAAGAACCGCAGGGAGGAGATACTCAAGTCAGCCATCTCGGCCTTTTCACACAAAGGATATCATAATACGAGCATCTCTGACATTATAGAAAAGGCCGGCATAGCACGCGGCACCTTTTATCTCTATTTTGAAAATAAGCGGCAGATTTTCGACAGCGTCCTCGATAACCTCATAGTCGAGCTCGACCACTGTATAAAGAAGATAGAATTGGGACAGGGTCTTCCCAATCCTTTGGACCAGCTCAAGGCAAACCTGATACGGGTATTAACCCTTTTTATTGAAAATCCGGAGTTGACAGGCATACTGCTTCGTCATGCCACCGGCCTTGATGCAGAGCTTGACAAGAAGATTAGTCAGTTTTACAGGAACTGGGCTTACAGGATAGAAGAGGCATTCAACCTTGGGATTACAATGGGCCTTGTGCGGGAATGCAACTCAACATTGATCTCCTATTGTATCCTTGGATGCATCAAAGAAGTCATCGAACATATCACTCTGTACAGAAAGGATAAACCGGATATTGGAGTAATTGCGGATGAGATGATTAACTTTGGCCTGAATGGACTGAGGAATCCAAAGCTGACCTTTTAG
- a CDS encoding TldD/PmbA family protein: MDITIEIAQDILEKAKKMGATDGDIIIVDGRSSDVQVRLSSIDKITDSQFKTLGLRLFFGKRSAISSTSDFTPSSLEKLIEDTCAIAKVTAHDEFAGLPLPQYKMKIKDVEVYDEAVHKITSEEMIEMAKTAEASALKYDERITNSDGGSCSKRFTHIIYAGTNNLSGEYMTSMFSISTTPIASAEGLMQRDYWYSSSRQFSKLDKPESIGETAARRTIRRLGARKIQTQQAPVVFDPETASTLLGNLCSALSGYSVYKGASFLVNMLNRQVAAPDVTIYDDGTIPWGIGSKPFDGEGAAARKTTIAERGILTNYLLDSYSARKLGLTSTGNASRGAGDPPVAAPTNFYLSAGRYTADEIIRSVDSGLYVTDLIGFGFNPVTGDYSRGASGIWIERGELAYPVEEITIAGNLKDMLMQIEMIGNDLDFRQKICSPTIKIGRLTIAGH, encoded by the coding sequence ATGGACATTACTATTGAGATAGCACAGGATATCCTGGAAAAGGCAAAAAAAATGGGCGCAACTGATGGCGACATAATCATCGTTGATGGCCGCTCTTCCGACGTCCAGGTGCGTCTTTCATCTATTGACAAGATTACAGACTCCCAGTTTAAGACCCTTGGACTGCGGCTTTTTTTCGGCAAGAGGAGCGCAATCAGCTCGACCTCTGATTTCACCCCTTCATCACTGGAAAAGCTCATAGAAGACACCTGCGCCATTGCAAAGGTAACTGCTCATGATGAATTTGCAGGCCTCCCATTGCCGCAATATAAGATGAAGATAAAAGATGTGGAGGTATATGACGAAGCTGTTCACAAGATAACCAGCGAAGAGATGATAGAGATGGCAAAAACAGCAGAGGCCTCGGCATTAAAATATGACGAAAGGATTACAAATTCCGACGGCGGAAGCTGCAGCAAGAGATTTACTCATATCATTTACGCAGGTACAAATAATCTTTCAGGAGAGTACATGACCTCTATGTTCTCGATATCAACCACACCTATTGCATCAGCAGAAGGGCTTATGCAGCGCGACTACTGGTATTCTTCTTCAAGGCAATTCAGTAAGCTTGATAAGCCGGAGAGCATTGGAGAGACTGCAGCAAGGCGGACTATCCGCCGGCTCGGTGCAAGGAAGATTCAGACTCAACAGGCACCGGTTGTCTTTGATCCTGAGACGGCATCTACCCTTCTCGGCAACCTTTGCTCTGCATTATCAGGATACTCTGTCTATAAAGGGGCCTCATTTCTTGTAAACATGTTAAACAGGCAGGTCGCTGCTCCTGATGTAACCATATATGATGACGGGACAATCCCATGGGGGATAGGTTCAAAACCGTTTGACGGCGAGGGTGCGGCTGCAAGAAAGACGACTATAGCTGAGAGGGGCATCCTCACTAATTACCTCCTCGACTCATATTCTGCCCGGAAGCTGGGCCTGACCTCAACAGGCAATGCCTCGCGCGGGGCAGGAGATCCTCCTGTTGCAGCGCCAACAAACTTTTATCTTTCAGCAGGCAGATATACCGCTGATGAAATAATCAGATCTGTTGACTCAGGTCTGTATGTTACTGATCTTATAGGATTTGGATTTAATCCTGTAACAGGCGACTACTCACGCGGAGCATCCGGAATATGGATAGAAAGAGGGGAGCTGGCATATCCTGTGGAAGAGATAACGATAGCAGGCAACCTTAAGGATATGCTCATGCAGATAGAGATGATCGGAAATGACCTCGATTTCAGGCAGAAGATATGCTCTCCCACAATAAAGATCGGACGACTGACCATAGCAGGACACTGA
- the tldD gene encoding metalloprotease TldD: MSKETISPEIFLPDKFGIDNLTMEKTLAGLLSRKVDYADIYLEYVTSESLNLEEGLVKTASRNITQGVGVRAIAGDKTGYAYSDDVSLQHIQVAARTAGYIAEQSGDNLTVSLNKMNKPALNLYPLDIYPTDVAVEAKVRLLDKIDKMARNYDSRIKNVIASFTSQYKVILIVTSEGLIIGDIQPLCRLNVTCIAESGENRQVGSFGGGGRVEFSYFFDENRYALYTRRAAKQALINLDAVDTPAGTMDIVLGSGWPGILLHEAVGHGLEADFNRKRTSAFTDMIGKKVASDICTVVDDGTIPGRRGSINVDDEGTVASRTILIENGILRGYLQDRLNAKLMKMPLTGNGRRESYAHPPMPRMTNTFMLEGNSTPVDIIRSVSRGLYAVSFGGGQVDITNGKFVFTASEAYLIEDGKVTTPVRGATLIGNGPDVLKKVSMVGNDLELDTGIGTCGKDGQSVPVGVGMPTVRIDGMTVGGTV, encoded by the coding sequence ATGTCAAAAGAGACAATTTCACCCGAAATCTTCCTTCCTGATAAGTTTGGGATAGACAACCTTACGATGGAAAAGACCCTCGCCGGATTACTTAGCCGTAAGGTTGATTACGCGGATATTTATCTTGAGTATGTTACGAGTGAATCTTTAAACCTTGAAGAAGGGCTTGTCAAGACGGCATCACGGAACATAACGCAGGGTGTCGGTGTCCGTGCCATAGCAGGAGACAAGACAGGTTACGCCTATTCTGATGATGTGTCTCTTCAGCACATTCAGGTTGCCGCAAGGACAGCAGGTTATATTGCGGAACAATCAGGGGATAATCTCACCGTGTCCCTGAACAAGATGAATAAACCGGCCCTGAACCTCTATCCCCTTGACATATATCCTACAGATGTAGCTGTAGAGGCAAAGGTAAGACTGCTTGATAAGATAGACAAGATGGCAAGAAACTATGACTCAAGGATAAAGAATGTCATAGCATCCTTCACAAGCCAGTATAAGGTGATACTCATCGTTACATCAGAGGGACTCATCATCGGAGATATACAGCCCCTATGCAGGCTTAATGTTACGTGCATAGCAGAGAGCGGGGAGAATCGCCAGGTTGGGAGCTTCGGCGGCGGCGGCAGGGTGGAGTTTTCATATTTCTTCGATGAAAACCGTTATGCACTCTATACCAGGAGGGCTGCCAAGCAGGCATTGATAAACCTGGATGCAGTTGATACGCCTGCCGGCACCATGGATATCGTGCTTGGATCTGGCTGGCCAGGTATACTGCTTCATGAGGCTGTAGGTCACGGCCTTGAGGCTGACTTCAACAGAAAGCGGACATCGGCCTTTACAGATATGATAGGGAAAAAGGTCGCTTCTGATATATGCACTGTAGTTGATGATGGCACAATTCCGGGACGAAGGGGATCAATAAACGTGGATGATGAGGGGACTGTGGCATCGCGTACAATCCTGATAGAGAATGGGATACTCAGGGGGTATCTGCAGGACAGGCTAAATGCAAAACTTATGAAGATGCCGCTGACAGGAAACGGCAGGCGTGAGAGTTACGCACATCCGCCAATGCCGAGGATGACCAACACGTTCATGCTGGAGGGGAATTCCACCCCTGTAGACATCATTCGCTCCGTTAGCAGGGGGCTCTATGCCGTCTCCTTCGGAGGCGGACAGGTGGATATTACGAATGGCAAATTTGTCTTTACTGCAAGCGAGGCATATCTGATAGAAGATGGAAAGGTGACGACGCCTGTGAGGGGAGCCACGCTAATAGGCAATGGCCCTGATGTGCTGAAGAAGGTCTCCATGGTGGGAAATGACCTCGAACTTGACACAGGAATCGGGACATGCGGCAAGGATGGCCAGTCTGTACCTGTAGGCGTTGGGATGCCAACTGTCAGGATAGACGGCATGACAGTCGGAGGGACAGTTTAA
- a CDS encoding FAD-dependent thymidylate synthase, producing MERFISPAPVVTLEKAFSNPFNNFIATARTCYSGKGIVTEDSITEDHRRLAKSIYKAGHHTTLQHAHFQFAISNVSRQFVWSFLHSHPFYNSEQVSQRYVAIRPGSFLVPPLKGRALALYEKTISFQMEAYSRLSKELLPIARNEYLKIFKVQEKKGSRKSKKGSASPQLDLPFFKSADDLNRAVIKKAQEAARYVIPVSAFTYLYHTISAVTLLRYYRLCKSYDTPFEQQAVVEKMVQEVLRLEPLYKLILEEPLEEDAIPEYQFFQSERHDRTSRLTKRFLSEFDSSLDGRISRLVDFKKHNEPILAQSVREVLGIPSSKQKDRRSFSDRKAIRQVLDPSVNGLYGETLNLTTMSKLARTLSHVSYTFRKRLSHTADSQDQRHRNTPASRPCLHRQITDEPDYITPAIISQDSRIEKNYKEVMNRIWDSVNKLKKLGVSSEFAMYLLPNAVAVRFTESGDLLNLRHKYAMRLCYNAQEEIWRASLDEVEQIREVDPIIGKYLLPPCTSRDMARVRPVCPEGDRFCGVKVWRLRLKDYRRII from the coding sequence ATGGAACGTTTTATATCTCCTGCCCCTGTCGTAACATTGGAGAAGGCATTCTCCAATCCTTTCAATAATTTCATAGCAACCGCCCGGACATGTTACTCAGGCAAAGGTATAGTTACTGAAGACAGCATAACAGAAGATCACAGGAGGCTCGCAAAAAGTATTTACAAGGCAGGCCACCACACAACTCTTCAGCACGCGCACTTTCAGTTTGCGATATCTAACGTCTCCCGTCAGTTCGTCTGGTCTTTCCTGCACAGTCATCCATTCTACAACTCCGAACAGGTAAGCCAGCGCTATGTTGCAATCAGGCCCGGCAGTTTTCTTGTTCCACCCCTGAAGGGGAGGGCCCTCGCATTATATGAAAAGACCATATCTTTTCAGATGGAGGCATACAGCAGGCTTTCTAAAGAGCTGCTGCCGATAGCAAGGAATGAATATCTGAAGATTTTCAAGGTGCAGGAGAAGAAGGGCAGCAGAAAGAGTAAAAAGGGCAGTGCATCTCCGCAATTGGACCTGCCATTCTTTAAGTCAGCGGATGACCTGAACAGGGCTGTGATCAAGAAGGCACAGGAGGCTGCAAGGTATGTCATACCAGTTTCAGCATTTACATATCTTTATCATACGATCAGTGCAGTCACCCTTTTAAGGTACTACAGGCTGTGTAAATCCTATGACACCCCTTTTGAGCAGCAGGCAGTTGTTGAAAAGATGGTGCAGGAGGTCCTCCGCCTGGAGCCGCTCTATAAACTGATTCTTGAAGAGCCGTTGGAGGAGGATGCAATCCCGGAGTATCAGTTTTTTCAGTCAGAGAGACATGACAGGACTTCAAGGCTCACAAAAAGATTTCTGAGTGAATTTGATTCAAGCCTCGACGGCAGGATTTCAAGGCTTGTTGACTTTAAGAAGCATAATGAACCTATTCTCGCACAGTCTGTTCGTGAGGTGCTCGGTATCCCGTCATCGAAGCAGAAAGACAGGAGGAGTTTCAGTGACAGGAAGGCAATTCGGCAGGTATTAGACCCTTCTGTAAACGGGCTTTATGGAGAGACATTAAATCTGACTACAATGTCCAAACTTGCAAGAACACTGTCACATGTATCGTATACATTCAGAAAAAGGCTCAGCCACACTGCAGATTCCCAGGATCAGAGACACAGGAATACCCCTGCATCCCGCCCATGTCTTCACAGGCAAATAACGGATGAGCCGGATTATATTACGCCGGCTATTATCAGTCAGGATTCCAGGATAGAGAAGAACTATAAAGAAGTAATGAACCGGATATGGGATTCTGTCAACAAGCTTAAGAAACTGGGAGTGAGCAGTGAGTTTGCCATGTACCTTCTGCCAAATGCCGTGGCCGTCCGTTTTACAGAGTCAGGGGATCTCCTGAACCTGCGTCACAAGTATGCCATGCGGCTCTGCTATAATGCACAGGAAGAGATATGGAGGGCCTCGCTTGATGAAGTAGAACAGATCAGGGAGGTTGATCCCATCATAGGAAAATATCTCCTGCCTCCGTGCACGTCAAGGGATATGGCCCGTGTCAGGCCGGTTTGTCCTGAAGGAGACCGGTTCTGCGGTGTAAAAGTCTGGCGCCTCAGGCTTAAGGATTACAGGCGGATAATCTGA
- a CDS encoding cytochrome c, whose protein sequence is MKVVSLLFITLLLIFSGEAFAADGGKIFKDKCSLCHGTQGEGTPLGPSLKGNEFISKGKAEDIRKVILEGRTGPAKKYPKIVIDMPKVPMPDADANALVTHLKGDLQK, encoded by the coding sequence ATGAAGGTTGTATCCCTGTTATTTATTACATTATTGCTCATTTTCAGTGGTGAAGCTTTTGCTGCCGACGGCGGCAAGATATTTAAAGATAAATGTTCATTATGTCACGGAACCCAGGGGGAAGGTACACCTTTGGGCCCTTCTCTAAAGGGTAATGAGTTCATTTCCAAAGGCAAGGCTGAAGACATTAGGAAGGTCATACTTGAGGGGCGCACAGGACCAGCAAAGAAGTATCCGAAAATTGTCATTGACATGCCGAAGGTTCCGATGCCTGATGCTGATGCTAATGCCCTTGTGACTCATCTGAAGGGGGATTTACAGAAATAA